A genomic stretch from Leishmania donovani BPK282A1 complete genome, chromosome 36 includes:
- a CDS encoding rab-like GTPase activating protein, putative, whose translation MPLAANRNTADSLAKAQGYYPSQTPPRSGTTAMKSYDEFGGTEQVVQVVSSPLLLVAPTEEMQLGRGSSPFNAPQAARFPAACTVAVPPSVASRPRPLMRAKAHDAGNAELPQPLSRSQLRAAPTGGSDSDTEEEGHDSRLVTPDADGRNPRPGNESAVEAEENDAEQQLVDEFGFVIDEDAKERDGKYIRGIDGRQVVRREIKWANMAADWNKTNTKMHAKLKERCRKGIPSRFRGVAWQLLMGSFHQLNSEENNGVYVALRDKKLADKETDAIISRDLARTFPTHVLFQDPGGVGQTFLRNVLHAYAGCDPEVGYVQGMGFLVAALSTQMAEEESFWALHEMMYNERYKMRELFRPGFPLLQQFFYQLKRLIARLLPRLSKRLDELEIQPSFFASQWFLTLFVGHFPFRALLRVWDIFFSEGWKIIFRTGIALLKWEESHLLTLPFEDTLLALKGLQDGKDAYELLRRAHRVKFKTAELNRYGDEYWEMVGLIHRD comes from the coding sequence ATGCCCCTCGCTGCAAACCGCAACACGGCAGACAGTCTCGCGAAGGCGCAAGGATATTACCCGTCACAGACGCCGCCCAGGAGTggcacgacggcgatgaaGTCGTATGATGAGTTTGGTGGCACTGAACAGGTGGTTCAGGTGGTTTCCTCTCCTTTACTACTTGTGGCTCCGACTGAGGAGATGCAGCTGggccgcggcagctcgcCCTTTAACGCCCCGCAGGCAGCTCGTTTCCCAGCGGCTTGCACGGTTGCAGTGCCACCAAGCGTCGCATCGCGACCGAGACCTCTGATGCGTGCGAAGGCCCACGACGCGGGGAACGCAGAGCTCCCTCAGCCGCTAAGCAGGAGTCAGCTGCGGGCGGCACCgacgggcggcagcgactcggacacggaggaggagggtcaTGACAGTAGACTTGTGACGCCAGACGCTGATGGAAGGAACCCGCGCCCCGGCAACGAGAGCGCCGTCGAGGCAGAAGAGAATGACGCTGAACAGCAGTTGGTAGACGAGTTCGGCTTCGTGATTGACGAGGACGCCAAGGAGAGGGACGGTAAGTACATTCGCGGCATTGATGGGAGGCAAGTGGTTCGGCGGGAGATCAAGTGGGCCAACATGGCGGCCGACTGGAACAAGACGAACACGAAGATGCACGCCAAGCTGAAGGAGAGGTGCCGCAAGGGCATCCCGAGTCGCTTCCGCGGCGTCGCGTGGCAGCTGCTCATGGGCTCCTTTCATCAGCTGAACTCGGAGGAGAACAACGGCGTCTatgtggcgctgcgggacAAGAAGCTCGCGGACAAGGAGACAGACGCCATCATCTCGCGCGACCTCGCTCGAACATTCCCCACCCACGTTCTCTTCCAGGACCCAGGTGGTGTTGGGCAGACCTTCCTGCGCAACGTCCTGCACGCCTACGCCGGGTGTGATCCGGAGGTGGGCTACGTGCAAGGCATGGGCTTCCTCGTCGCGGCGCTGTCCACGCAaatggcggaggaggagtcCTTTTGGGCCCTGCATGAAATGATGTACAATGAGCGGTACAAGATGCGGGAGTTGTTCCGCCCTGGCTTCCCGTTGCTACAGCAGTTCTTCTATCAGCTGAAGCGTCTCATTGCGCGACTGCTACCGCGGCTGTCGAAGCGGCTCGACGAGCTTGAGATTCAGCCTTCTTTCTTTGCCTCGCAATGGTTTCTGACGCTGTTCGTCGGTCACTTTCCCTTtcgggcgctgctgcgtgtgtgggacATCTTTTTCTCGGAGGGCTGGAAGATCATATTTCGCACCGGTATCGCGCTCTTGAAATGGGAGGAATCTCACCTCTTGACGCTGCCGTTCGAGGACACGCTGTTGGCACTCAAAGGTCTGCAGGATGGAAAAGACGCATACGAGCTTCTTCGGCGAGCGCACCGTGTAAAGTTCAAGACAGCGGAGCTGAATCGATATGGCGACGAGTACTGGGAAATGGTGGGTTTGATTCATCGAGACTGA
- a CDS encoding rab-like GTPase activating protein, putative codes for MILPHAEEVELRRGSSPATITSTTGRVNRVAVETSSEENQEAVSQDRLEGRDGAGKCPATSASLGTPSKKDRFQATSSKVKGALSAPRRAAYEFHDMFGFLVTEEEKAAEDYERRNNGYSRAYLDKWEYMMAHWASVKHDTLKRYCRRGVPQPKRCAVWQHLLQSWGMKDRLPGVYMRLHSQPLDSKDLADVIARDLDRTFPTNRLFSVRSGQGQQMLRRILHAYANYNPDVGYCQGMGFLAATLILQVEEEEDAFWAFVAVMENAKYNMKAVFAPSFPQLQCAFYVFEALMRQKMRKLYAHLHDRHTIPPCFYAVHWFMTIFTYYFNFGLVSRIWDMFLCEGWKPVYRIALALLKIEERRLLSLNTDTELLLVLKGIQESKRPAELLKTALKIRFKSAYMNELMTEYNGQPS; via the coding sequence ATGATCCTCCCTCACGCCGAGGAAGtagagctgcgccgcgggtCATCGCCGGCAACCATCACCTCCACCACGGGGCGCGTAAACCGTGTCGCCGTGGAAACTAGCAGCGAGGAAAACCAGGAGGCGGTCTCGCAGGACAGGCTTGAGggccgcgatggcgcaggGAAGTGCCCCGCTACATCCGCGAGCCTCGGTACACCCTCGAAGAAAGACCGTTTCCAAGCCACCTCCTCTAAGGTGAAGGGTGCCTTGAGCGCgccccgccgcgccgcctacGAATTCCACGACATGTTCGGCTTCCTCGtaacagaggaggagaaggccgcgGAGGACTACGAGCGCCGAAACAACGGTTACAGCCGCGCATATCTGGATAAGTGGGAGTACATGATGGCCCACTGGGCCAGCGTGAAGCATGACACACTGAAGAGGTACTGCAGACGCGGAGTGCCGCAACCGAAGCGGTGCGCTGTCtggcagcacctgctgcagagcTGGGGAATGAAGGATCGTCTCCCAGGGGTGTACATGCGCCTCCACAGTCAGCCACTCGACTCCAAAGACTTGGCAGACGTCATCGCGCGCGACCTCGATCGCACCTTCCCGACGAACCGCCTCTTCAGCGTGAGGTCGGGCCAGGGGCAGcagatgctgcgccgcatccttCACGCCTACGCAAACTACAACCCCGACGTGGGGTACTGCCAGGGCATGGGCTTCCTCGCTGCCACCCTCATCCTccaggtggaggaggaggaggacgcctTTTGGGCCTTTGTCGCTGTCATGGAGAACGCCAAGTACAATATGAAGGCCGTCTTCGCCCCTAGCTTCCCGCAACTGCAATGTGCCTTTTACGTCTTCGAGGCACTGATGCGCCAGAAGATGCGGAAGCTGTACGCCCACCTGCACGACAGGCATACTATTCCCCCGTGTTTCTACGCTGTACACTGGTTCATGACCATCTTTACATACTACTTCAACTTTGGTCTTGTGTCCCGCATCTGGGACATGTTTCTCTGCGAGGGGTGGAAGCCGGTGTACCGcatcgcgctggcgctgctcaaGATCGAGGAGCGGCGGTTGCTGTCACTGAACACAGATACAGAACTGCTGCTGGTACTCAAGGGCATTCAGGAGTCGAAACGTCCTGCTGAGCTGCTCAAGACCGCGCTCAAAATACGTTTCAAGAGCGCCTACATGAACGAGTTAATGACTGAGTACAACGGGCAACCAAGTTAG
- a CDS encoding l6202.3-like protein, translated as MAGALPSVDRTTATTVGVSASHRAEEERQQAAKMALSQQLSEIERQLSEASQSVVALQKGEHPLAVEVSEAERVVASLRTKEAAARQQKAEEDAHIRQVACANAVATVHARDVEEEMREYRGQCVQRLQQHVEDLMQTVQEQQMCTATLRAEWEAAVTREAQDGSEASMFEALLLRVQDGARHLKRRLSLQCSRAVAESSRVYLAAARQQRVEIFANDTATRARTLAEHRSRREEEAAAFHDMCRRTFQERADSAFGAAKVAFEAAHRYHDNERRQRVAAFQCQLASMTERSREMLEQQVRRLLEQECAITITQQDAAAKEWTARQKELTAQLHAFRSRAEVEVCLMREGGGVHRASVGSPSQTPAPPVPAQEALRSEVDRARARMGQLALSLRIKHEQQSCPSYAWGATRAVDYQGSGGACRSGNSPATSSFSVAQISAEWQRSLVSLQHGRETLRSSISDVKVASRGYAAQLQQRRTQLIQQREDIKAVCAEWEQAVRGQLSRCLTAASSQVPAHVGLTTGALDNLSRRVGVILRAHQSLRTARTTFTANLGTWSKSLSDYRLDTERLLADVFQQLDLLRERSVQMEVDQSTLQCLQAQVNVLEQHVTEGARRLAIRKRCVDAFVKDLRAGLGQSHTLPSSVDPRLLPARHREQSTHVTQNFKDANSTSAICGVASPAAAAAVVSNADRREKRVKKMAPPHKRTMKKTPSLAHINAPPATSCSLVTRTNRVTSRRSRNHSQEDRRAATAGITRRTGLTTPDVDVLGSCSLYPILPTLEGNRPYAAAVKSASSFSSASAYGSSAVHDSSAAVDAEADEEEGRGESDFSTDLVPFGDVRGSLLDAPATCTR; from the coding sequence ATGGCAGGCGCTCTCCCGTCTGTCGACCGCACTACCGCTACCACCGTTGGTGTTTCTGCCTCACAccgcgcggaggaggagaggcagcaggCAGCGAAAATGGCTCTCAGTCAACAGCTCTCTGAAATAGAGCGTCAATTGAGCGAGGCGTCGCAGAGCGTAGTCGCCCTTCAGAAAGGCGAGCATCCGCTTGCGGTCGAAGTGTCCGAAGCCGAGCGTGTGGTGGCTTCCCTCAGGACCAAAGAGGCTGCGGCTCGTCAGCAAAAAGCGGAAGAAGATGCTCACATCCGGCAAGTGGCTTGCGCAAATGCAGTCGCGACTGTGCATGCGAgggacgtggaggaggagatgcgcgAATATCGCGGCCAATGcgtccagcgcctccagcagcatgTAGAGGATCTCATGCAGACcgtgcaggagcagcagatgtgcaccgccaccctTCGAGCAGAGTGGGAGGCCGCCGTCACACGTGAGGCACAGGATGGCAGTGAGGCCTCCATGTTTGAAGCCCTACTGCTTCGCGTGCAGGACGGTGCGCGTCATTTGAAGCGACGACTGTCGTTACAatgcagccgcgccgtggcggagagTTCGCGGGTGTacttggcggcagcgcggcagcagcgagtcgAGATCTTTGCCAATGACACGGCAACCCGTGCGCGAACGCTGGCGGAGCACCGATCTcggcgcgaggaggaggcggccgcgttCCACGACATGTGTCGCCGCACCTTTCAGGAGCGCGCAGACTCCGCCTTTGGTGCCGCCAAGGTAGCCTTCGAAGCGGCACATCGGTACCATGACAACGAGCGTCGTCAGCGTGTAGCCGCCTTCCAGTGCCAGCTCGCTTCCATGACAGAGCGAAGCCGCGAGatgctggagcagcaggtACGCCGCCTACTCGAGCAGGAGTGTGCGATCACCATCACGCAACAGGACGCGGCCGCCAAGGAGTGGACGGCGCGTCAAAAGGAGctgacggcgcagctccacgcATTTCGCTCGCGTGCGGAGGTGGAAGTCTGCCTGAtgcgcgaaggcggcggggTGCATCGTGCCTCCGTCGGGTCGCCGTCTcagacgccggcgccgcccgtaccggcgcaggaggcgctgcgcagcgaggtggaccgtgcgcgtgcgcgaatGGGGCAACTCGCGCTCTCGTTGCGCATCAAACACGAGCAGCAGTCGTGCCCCTCATATGCATGGGGGGCTACCCGCGCTGTCGACTACCagggcagtggtggcgcgtGCCGTTCGGGGAACTCGCCCGCAACTTCGTCTTTTTCAGTGGCGCAAATCAGCGCGGAATGGCAGCGCTCCCTCGTCTCCCTGCAGCACGGTCGTGAGACACTTCGGAGCAGCATATCTGATGTCAAGGTGGCGAGCCGTGGCTatgccgcgcagctgcagcaacgccgcacGCAGCTCATTCAGCAGCGGGAGGATATCAAGGCCGTTTGCGCCGAATGGGAGCAGGCGGTTCGTGGGCAGCTGTCGAGGTGCCTGACAGCAGCGAGCTCACAAGTGCCTGCCCACGTTGGCCTCACGACCGGCGCTCTCGACAACTTGAGCCGACGTGTTGGTGTCATCCTGCGGGCCCATCAATCGCTGCGCACGGCTCGGACCACTTTCACAGCGAATCTCGGCACGTGGTCAAAGTCCCTTTCTGACTACCGCCTCGACACGGAACGCCTTCTTGCGGACGTTTTTCAGCAGCTCGACCTCCTTCGCGAACGAAGTGTTCAGATGGAGGTGGACCAGTCGACGCTGCAGTGCTTGCAGGCGCAGGTCAACGTGCTCGAGCAGCACGTTACCGAGGGGGCAAGGCGGCTGGCCATCCGCAAGCGGTGTGTCGACGCTTTCGTGAAGGACCTTCGTGCAGGTTTGGGTCAGTCGCACACGCTCCCAAGTTCGGTTGATCCTCGACTGCTGCCAGCGAGGCACAGGGAACAATCTACGCACGTGACGCAGAACTTCAAGGACGCCAACAGCACTTCAGCGATTTGCGGTGTAGCGAgtcctgccgccgcggcggcggtggtgtccaATGCGGACCGTCGGGAGAAGCGTGTAAAGAAGATGGCGCCTCCGCACAAAAGGACAATGAAGAAAACACCATCTTTAGCGCACATAAATGCGCCCCCTGCGACTTCCTGCTCCCTTGTAACGCGCACAAACCGTGTAACaagtcgccgcagccgcaaccACTCGCAGGAAGATCGGCGCGCCGCTACCGCTGGCATAACGCGAAGGACGGGGCTGACCACGCCGGACGTCGACGTGCTTGGCAGCTGCTCCCTGTACCCTATTCTTCCAACGCTCGAAGGGAACCGCCCGTATGCCGCAGCCGTGAAATCGGCCTCTTCGTTTTCCTCCGCGTCCGCCTATGGCTCTTCCGCTGTGCACGACTCCTCCGCCGCAGTCGATGCGGaggccgacgaggaggagggaaggggggagagcgATTTCTCCACCGACCTTGTGCCCTTCGGGGATGTCCGTGGCAGCCTCCTCGATGCACCAGCCACCTGCACTCGGTGA